The following are encoded in a window of Callithrix jacchus isolate 240 chromosome 9, calJac240_pri, whole genome shotgun sequence genomic DNA:
- the BMAL2 gene encoding basic helix-loop-helix ARNT-like protein 2 isoform X10, with amino-acid sequence MSPGTRPTVMGSFSSHMTEFPRKRKGSDSDPSQEAHSQTEKRRRDKMNNLIEELSAMIPQCNPMVRKLDKLTVLRMAVQHLRSLKGMTNSCVGNNYKPSFIQDNELRHLILKTAEGFLFVVGCEKGKILFVSKSVSKILNYDQASLTGQSLFDFLHPKDVAKVKEQLSSFDISPGEKLIDAKTGLQVHSNFHTGRTRVYSGSRRSFFCRIKSCKISVKEEHECLPNSKKKEHRKFYTVHCTGYLRSWPPNIVGMEEERNSKKDNSNFTCLVAIGRLQPYIVPQNSGEINVKPTEFITRFAMNGKFVYVDQRATAILGYLPQELLGTSCYEYFHQDDHSNLTDKHKAVLQSKEKILTDSYKFRAKDGSFVTLKSQWFSFTNPWTKELEYIVSVNTLVLGHSEPGEAGFFPCSSQSSEESSRQSCMSVPAMSAGTVLGAGSIGTDIANEILDLQRLQSSSSLDDSSPTDLMKATHTINCRNMSNKELFPPSRSEMGELEATRRNQSTVAIHSHEPLLSDGAQLDFDALCDNDDTAMAAFMNYLEAEGGLGDPGDFSDIQWTL; translated from the exons AGAAGCTCATAGCCAAACTGAAAAGCGGAGGAGAGATAAAATGAATAACCTGATTGAAGAACTGTCTGCAATGATCCCTCAGTGCAACCCCATGGTGCGTAAACTGGACAAACTTACAGTTTTAAGAATGGCTGTTCAACACTTGAGATCTTTGAAAG gCATGACAAATTCTTGTGTGGGAAATAATTATAAACCATCATTTATTCAAGATAATGAGCTCAGACATTTAATCCTTAAG acTGCAGAAGGCTTCCTATTTGTGGTTGgatgtgaaaaaggaaaaattctcTTCGTTTCTAAGTCAGTCTCCAAAATACTTAATTACGATCAG GCTAGTTTGACTGGACAAAGCTTATTTGACTTCTTACATCCAAAAGATGTTGCCAAAGTAAAGGAACAACTTTCTTCTTTTGATATTTCACCAGGAGAAAAGCTAATAGATGCCAAAA CTGGTTTGCAAGTTCACAGTAATTTCCACACTGGAAGGACACGTGTGTATTCTGGCTCAAGACGGTCTTTTTTCTGTCGGATAAAGAGTTGTAAAATCTCTGTCAAAGAAGAGCATGAATGCTTACCCAACTCAAAGAAGAAAG AGCATAGGAAATTCTATACTGTCCACTGCACTGGTTACTTGAGAAGCTGGCCTCCAAATATTGTTGgaatggaagaagaaaggaacagTAAGAAAGACAACAGTAATTTTACCTGCCTTGTAGCCATTGGAAGATTACAGCCATATATTGTTCCACAGAATAGTGGAGAGATTAATGTGAAACCAACTGAATTTATAACCCGGTTTGCAATGAATGGAAAATTTGTCTATGTAGATCAAAG GGCAACAGCAATTTTAGGATATCTGCCTCAGGAACTTTTGGGAACTTCTTGTTATGAATATTTTCATCAAGATGACCATAGTAATTTGACTGACAAGCACAAAGCAG TTCTACAGAGTAAGGAGAAAATACTTACAGATTCCTACAAATTCAGAGCAAAAGATGGCTcttttgtaactttaaaaagcCAATGGTTTAGTTTCACAAATCCTTGGACGAAAGAACTGGAATATATCGTATCTGTCAACACTTTAGTTTT GGGGCATAGTGAGCCTGGAGAAGCAGGATTTTTTCCTTGTAGCTCTCAATCATCAGAAG AATCCTCTAGACAATCTTGTATGAGTGTGCCTGCAATGTCTGCTGGAACAGTACTTGGTGCTGGTAGTATTGGAACAGATATTGCAAATGAGATTCTGGATTTACAGAG GTTACAGTCTTCTTCATCCCTTGATGATTCCAGTCCAACAGATTTAATGAAAGCTACTCATACCATAAACTGCAGGAAT ATGTCAAATAAGGAGTTGTTTCCACCAAGTCGTTCTGAAATGGGAGAGCTAGAGGCTACCAGGCGAAACCAGAGTACTGTTGCTATCCACAGCCATGAGCCACTTCTCA GTGATGGTGCACAGTTGGATTTTGATGCCCTATGTGACAATGATGACACAGCCATGGCTGCATTTATGAATTACTTAGAAGCAGAAGGGGGCCTTGGAGACCCTGGGGACTTCAGTGACATTCAGTGGACCCTCTAA